From one Lysinibacillus sp. G4S2 genomic stretch:
- a CDS encoding response regulator transcription factor, protein MKGFTILIVEDDLMIGDLMQKILQREGYDVVWKTDGQEIMSIIHQIDLVIMDIMLPGEDGYQLTKNIKSLGLNIPIIFLSARNDIDSKLQGLTVGEDYMTKPFDPRELLLRMQKMLEQQYGTFTQIQHLLIDIELRKVFKHTIHDEIALTAIERKIFFYLFDNRDRVLTKDHFFDYLWPLEDRNHNIINVHIKKIRTKMDDPSGNILQNIYGEGYRLNTYIKK, encoded by the coding sequence ATGAAAGGATTTACGATATTAATAGTAGAAGACGATCTAATGATTGGCGATTTGATGCAAAAAATACTACAGCGTGAAGGTTACGATGTTGTGTGGAAAACAGATGGACAAGAAATTATGAGCATTATTCATCAAATCGATTTAGTGATTATGGACATTATGCTCCCAGGGGAAGATGGCTATCAGCTGACAAAGAATATTAAAAGCTTAGGTTTAAATATCCCCATTATTTTTCTATCAGCTCGCAATGATATCGACAGCAAGCTTCAAGGGTTAACGGTTGGGGAAGATTATATGACAAAGCCATTTGATCCGAGAGAGCTACTTTTACGAATGCAGAAAATGCTCGAGCAGCAATATGGGACATTTACGCAAATACAGCATTTATTGATTGATATAGAGCTTCGTAAAGTTTTTAAACATACTATTCATGATGAAATTGCATTGACAGCGATTGAACGCAAAATCTTCTTCTATTTATTTGACAACAGGGACAGAGTTTTAACAAAGGATCACTTTTTTGACTATTTATGGCCACTTGAGGATCGAAATCATAATATTATCAATGTCCACATCAAAAAGATTAGAACAAAAATGGATGATCCTTCAGGCAACATCCTTCAAAATATTTACGGAGAAGGGTATCGATTAAATACCTACATAAAAAAATGA
- a CDS encoding alpha/beta hydrolase, protein MKKIFKKIGIYFFAFMLFGLSVIFIYHQYELSKESDVLENKGTIVEVDHNKMNVYTEGDGEDTYVFMAGSGIAAPIYEMKGLYSKFSQEHKIAVAERAGYGYSDVSNDERNIDTILAQTREALLQSGNKPPYILVPHSISGVEAIYWAQKYPEEIKGIIALDISLPSQYIEHKIGVVEKATVGGINLLTEMGLHRLAPSKVYNQEVIKQTFLTEEEKEIYKALSFKQFLNDDMKNELLHVYDNSVKSEELPKPKDTPILLIDAIAEQNKDSKYTKYHRQKYAEFAERIHISDVKELSGTHSIYLYKPNEIYQLAMEFMNKVDNKERPME, encoded by the coding sequence ATGAAGAAAATATTTAAGAAAATAGGAATCTACTTTTTTGCGTTTATGTTATTTGGGCTTAGTGTGATATTTATCTATCATCAATACGAGCTAAGTAAGGAATCTGACGTTTTGGAAAATAAAGGAACAATTGTTGAGGTAGATCATAATAAAATGAATGTTTATACTGAGGGCGATGGCGAGGACACTTATGTATTTATGGCAGGCTCAGGAATTGCGGCACCTATTTATGAAATGAAAGGACTTTACAGTAAGTTTTCGCAAGAGCATAAGATTGCTGTTGCTGAAAGAGCTGGATATGGATATAGTGATGTTTCTAACGACGAACGCAATATTGATACAATTTTAGCTCAGACAAGAGAAGCGCTCCTGCAAAGTGGCAATAAGCCTCCTTATATTCTAGTACCACATTCTATCTCGGGGGTTGAAGCTATTTATTGGGCACAAAAATACCCTGAAGAAATTAAAGGGATTATTGCACTTGATATCAGTTTGCCAAGTCAATATATAGAGCATAAAATAGGAGTGGTCGAAAAAGCGACTGTTGGAGGAATAAATCTGTTGACCGAAATGGGTTTACACCGACTAGCCCCTTCGAAAGTGTATAATCAAGAAGTCATCAAGCAAACTTTTTTAACGGAAGAAGAAAAAGAAATATATAAAGCACTGTCCTTTAAACAATTTTTGAATGATGATATGAAAAATGAGCTACTACATGTATACGATAATAGTGTGAAATCAGAGGAGCTTCCAAAACCAAAAGATACACCTATTTTATTGATTGATGCCATTGCTGAACAAAATAAAGATTCCAAATATACGAAGTACCATCGCCAGAAATATGCTGAATTTGCCGAGCGAATACATATATCGGATGTGAAGGAATTAAGTGGTACTCATAGCATTTATTTATATAAACCCAATGAGATTTATCAACTGGCGATGGAATTTATGAACAAAGTTGATAACAAAGAAAGGCCGATGGAATGA
- a CDS encoding DUF1801 domain-containing protein: MYELKTKETDESVIEFIENVDHPKKREDAYQLLDIFTEVTGYEAKMWGPSIIGFGSYHYKYESGHEGDAPLVGFSPRKAKISLYFAPGDSEREQLLKEFGKHTTGKACVYINKLADIDVEVLKSLIKQSVAFLQKTYPQL; the protein is encoded by the coding sequence ATGTACGAATTAAAAACGAAAGAGACGGATGAGAGTGTTATTGAATTTATTGAAAACGTCGATCATCCTAAGAAACGTGAAGATGCTTACCAACTATTGGATATTTTTACTGAAGTAACAGGATATGAAGCTAAAATGTGGGGGCCTAGTATTATCGGATTTGGTAGCTATCATTACAAATATGAATCTGGACATGAAGGCGATGCACCTCTAGTTGGATTTTCTCCTCGAAAGGCTAAAATCAGTTTATATTTTGCCCCAGGTGACAGTGAGCGAGAACAATTATTAAAAGAGTTTGGCAAACATACAACGGGAAAAGCTTGTGTTTATATAAATAAGCTAGCGGATATTGATGTGGAAGTATTAAAGTCGCTCATTAAACAATCTGTAGCCTTTTTACAAAAAACCTATCCCCAACTATAA